In Xylocopa sonorina isolate GNS202 chromosome 4, iyXylSono1_principal, whole genome shotgun sequence, the sequence GCGTTTAAATTACGTCTAAATTTTTCGTTACTCGAGTACATTATCTGAATGGTGTGTTTATAAATCTTAATAACACATTGGGTACTTTCACGAGTACATCCTTAAAGTGAAATGGATGCTCCCATTCCACGAATGTCATAAGTGCACTTTGCATTATCCACGCATACGAACCTGTGCGTGGCATCTACAATGTACGTTCATTCACGCGAAGGACTATGTTTCATCCATGAGATACTTCGTGTACTCGATGTCTCGAAGCGTGAGTCTCGGGAAGACAGCGACAGTGAAACGGGGACGGCGGAAATGGTGTCAATGTCGTTGGCGGCGGAAAATTGATAATGCGTCAGAATGTTCCCTCGAGAATTTCGTTTTCGTCTTGAAGGATGGAGAGTTATATTATGATAAAGCGAATAACGATAGGGTACGGTTACGCAAACAATATTAAGTTAGTGCATATCTGTTATATCAATAACAAGGTAGGAAATTTAGACTCGAGGGAAAATCTTTCGATGTCTCCAAAGTATTTGGACACTGTTACATCGTGAAGTCTCGAAGAATGTAATTTTGGGATAAAATTTAGGTGTACGGACGGTGTAAATAAATGTTGTACGCGTTCACTCAAGGAGGAATACCGTGTTAAAGCTGAActtgaaataaagaaaaaagacgGTTTTCACGTAAATAAATATTCTGTTGGTGTGTTACAAAATGTGAGTACATGTGTGCAACGTTCTTATTGTACAAAATAATActcaaataattaataatattctgTGCGCTATGTGTTTAAAGGATGTTCTTACTAAACACACATTTTCATGCATACAAGCGAATCACGCAGGGAAAGCATTTTCCAGAACGAAGTCACTGGAAGTTTTGATTAAATGATACGGCTTGCGTGCTTCTACTTTAAGAGCTTCAACAACTTCGTAGCCACAGTGACTCTCGTTCGGTAATATCAATAATTAAATTGAAAAAGCATGCAGTAAGGCTTACTTAAATTTTCTTCAACGCGAGACTAATATTTAATCAAAAAGATACTGGCATTATACAAATGAATAACGTTTTGGTGAAAATATAAATTGTGACGAAACGATACGATCGTATATTTGCGATTACTTCAGGtagaaaatatttgaaaaaatatatattataggaACGTTTTGAAATCGTTTCAGTGACGCAAACGCCaccataaaataaataatataacagTTCAGTGGAACTGATTCATCCCAAAGAAATATCCAAATATCGTCTCACAGGATACATACGAACAAGCAATAAGAAAAACTAAGGGCAGGTGAACAAAATTAATAACGATTATAATGAAGTGCAATCAGAGTAACAATATACGGTACGAAAAAGAAAACTAAATCATATAAAATTCACTTAATTCCGTAAAATGGATGCACTTCTACCGTTCACATTTTACTACTGTGACGAGATGCAGTGAAATTAACCGCATGTAACGTGCAAccgtggatgtaaatgcaactatctcTAATCATTTGAAtccaaaaaaaattaaaaaaaaatccaaTCCTGTTCtcagaaaaaaaaaggttactTTAAATAGATACCACAACATTATCTCATCTCATTAATCGTATTATCCACGGACTGCCCATTACACGAGCACAGATCCACAGGTCAATGAAAGCAGAATACCCTTGTCCAAGTTCTTCGAATCGAACTGCTCGTCCTGGACGAAGTCGAGGCCCTTAGCTCTGGTCTCGTGCTGTCCAGCTCCCCTCGCACCGCCGTATATAGGATAGAGGGGATAGAGTTGTTGGATTTTCGGGTATTGCTGGAATATAGCTGGCACGTTGTTGATGGCAGATTTCGCTGGCGGTTTCATGAGGATCAAGCCTCTCTGAAGAGGCGAGGCAGTTACTATGTCGACGATTCTTTGTCTGCTGGCCACTTTGGTGGTCGAAGTCGTGGTAGGCGGGCTGGTTTGGGTGACGGTAGTAGCGATGGGACTTGGGGTGCTCCTTCCGCGTGGCCTCGACGTGATCAGCCGAACTTCGCCAGCGGCATTAGGTCCTCTGGCCGCGTTCAACCCTCGCAACGTCTGCACGGTAGGCTTGGGTGTGGGTTTGTTCGCGGATTTCCCGTTTTTGTGCTGACCACGCGACTTTCCCTTTCGCTGCGGTTGTATAGGCGCGTTCACTATGTAAGGAGGGCTGAGACTACCCGGTTTGTCGATCTTGTGTTGAGTCTGCTTGTTCTTCGAGCTCATCAGGGAGTTCTGCGCCTTCGAGAAGGTCGTTTCGCGTGATTTCACGAACGGCCTCCTGGGTATGTTCAAACCGGCAGGATTGTACAGGGCGTATTCCGTGCGATCGGGCAGCGTCGATGTCCCGTAAAAGATCAGCGCCCATTCGTGAAGCGTCGCACGACCTGATGGTTCGTCGTTTCGCAGGAGGAGAGACAGAGGGGAAATCGGAGAGCTTTATTATAGCCTCAGTAATGATCAACATTCGATAAATGATATAGCAAGAACATTGAAATATATATGGAGTATTTTCCAATAATTAATTTCAGTGACTGTAACCGCGACGCAGAGACAAGCTGCGACTAAGCTTTACTTTCGTCCTCGTTTCTAGCGGAGTCTAAGTGTTAGCTTGATCGTTGGGACCAACTCGTACACAGTTTGCTATTCGTCGCGAACGAAACGATGTCTTATCCGAATCCTTCTCCCTTCGTCTACGATAGTACCGACGAAACGTAACGTCAAGGGATGCGAATAATACCGCAGAGGGATGCCAAGTTTATTAGCGGTCGGGGATCAGAAAATCATCGGCGACCAACAGGTGCGATTCTCGGGTAACACAATATTGTGCTTGGGCAACGACAACGGAGCGGATCTCGTAGCAATGTGCGAGGGAATCAACGCAAACACGACGTGTAATGGTTTGAATACCTGTACTTGGAATGTACCCTGCATATTACGTGGCATAATAGGGCAGTGTTCTATCTTGCGCGTGGATACACCAGGCTACAAGGGCGCAAGGGAGTACGAGCCGGCGTTAACTCGAACTTTATGCACATATCGGCTTTAACGGGGTTCCTAGCGTGAAGTGCTTCTGACGGTTCCACCCTGTACAAGGTCAGCTTCCCCTAGCGCACCGCGAGACTCGTGGCTGCCGGATGGAGTCGCAAGAGAACAGGCCTCGAATATGGAATTATACCCCTGGGAGGTAATACAGCAGCTTACGTGCTCCCACATGTACGGTTTACGAGAACTCCCTTTATGTCCTTCGAGATGAGTCGATAAGATAGCAGCTGGCTGCACTGTTACTGCTTCGGATTAGGTGTTAGAAGCTACAGGACTGATGGTACACCGTGTACCATCCCTTGTGTTGCAATTTTACGGAAAGTTTCCTCTGTGATTGCAAGCGAAACGGATCTCTACGCTTATCTACAATATGTCTATGCCACATATCGAAGTATACGTAAGAAAAGCTGCGGTTATGATCGTTTTAAAATTCTTCTTTATTAATATTTCCTCGCCAGTTGTTCGAAGCGAAGGTTCGCCTTGTATTCTGATTTCTTTCAGTGGGAATACTCAGTTCGATGGTCGAGTGTTATAGAGTTTCGAACTTTAGATATCTTCTCAGCTGTCTCGTcataatatatcgttttaatgaTGATAAAGGTGACGCGCGAGCACCTGCACCCCGAATACACCCGACAGACGAAAGAAGTTGTTGGAAACTTGTGATTCATGGGTACAACGAGCAGAGATGCATCGTCCGGGAGCAAATTTTATGGAACGAAGTTTACGTGGCTATCAACTTTAAAGGATCTATAAAAGCAACCTGAAGTGGTCTTAATACTTACACAAGGTCAATTACTTTTCTTAGCGAGTGAAAGCTATCTCACTGAAAGGGTAGTGCGGGTTTGAGATCAGCTGAGAGACCAACTCGATGAACTTCGTCACTCGCGATAACGATTACTCTGTGTAGCCTATCTAATTTTGGAATATCATTCAGAACGATTCGGTTACAACACGGTTAAAGATTTTTAATGTTGGGAAAATTGAGTTCATCTCTTTCCTTCATTCCTGACGTTGGAACCTTTGAAAGAGTAAAATGTTTGGAAGGTGTATCGCTCATATGCTTATTAATTGCATATGAAATTTTTCCCTGAATATGACAGAGACATATGCATATGTTTTAAGGATTCAAAGAGCATGGATTAAAAATTCTTATGAAAGTGAAAATGTTAATTTTATGCTGCtattcattttaaaaatattatctCCAATATTGGTACTCTGTAATGGAAATGAATTACAGGAGATACTTTATTCgacaaaatttcgtttgcaATTTAACGTTTCCGTAAGGTATGCGATCCAATGCAGAATGTCATAAAAATTTTTAACACGAATATAACTCGATGTATCCGGGAGCTCTGTACGCGATAAAAGGAAGGAACAAAAAGACCCATAACAATGGACTTACCTTGATATCGACCCTCATTGTGGATTTCGAGTTTCCACGTGCCGTGTGGTCTTTCTCCCCAAGTGTGAACCGACATAAATGGCCATTGATTGAAACCAGCCTTCGAGACGTCGTGAGGCCTTTTCGCGAGGAGGACACTTCTCGTACCTTGAGGTGACGTTAGTTGTATCTGAAGATCTCCTCTTCTCGAGGCCAAGAGCGAGACCTTTGCCTATGACACATAATCGCACCGTACAAATAATTAACTTAATCCTTTCActgataataaaaaaaaatgctgTACAGGCTGGGCTCGGAATTAAGTTCGAtacttttaattaaaaacgTGAAAAATAATTTCGCGTTCCGCATATGCGTTCGTGTCACTTTCGAGCAAATGTTACATCGGGCAAGGAAACACGTGAACCAATTCCACGCATCAAACTGATTGAAACATTTCCAGAAGAAAACGATTAATTACCCTAGCTACTTACGCGAGTGATGTAGTACTTACCTGTACGTGCTCGAGAAAATTAACATCGCTACACTCCTTGACGTGCAATTCCAGAGTTAGCTGACTCTTTGGCGGTATTGGCCTACAACGCACACGTGAAATGTAGGTCAGTCGCAGATACCAACAGCACGCgattttttaatttcatttttaattatatatatattaaagatTTCGTTAAGAGTATCATCGCGTGTTCGTTACTTTTATTATCGATCAAATTTCGTTATATTACGCCAAGGCAAACGGGATTGGAATCGTCCGTATTAAATCAGGTGCCGTGcactgcagaagctatttcctggggATCAGTTTATCGTCATCGGAGGAGGGCAAAGCGAGCTGTACGTGGTGGAAATATTGATAGATCGTATTGCGTCGTCACGTCTCACATAGTAATTTATTTCACAAAAGTATTGCTCTATAAATTGTATCTCCGATACCTTCTGCCGACTTGATATTTAATTAGAGAACGTACGGTGTCGACGAGAAATTCGTGTTATCGAGTTACATTAAACCATCGCGAGAATTATGTGGTAACTAACCTGCCCATGTGTGGTGCTGAAACCTCGCACTTGTGCTGCTCCGGTACCGTTCGCCATTTTCTGGCCACGCGCACCATGGCTGCTGCATCCATCAGTCCGTAGCCGAAGCTGTGGCTcactgaagaaaaagattcgaacATTCTCACTCTCCTAAAGTGTTATCGATTCGTTTCTTATCTTGTGTTATCCGTGAACTCACCGTTCCTTCCGACACCGTTGGTGACCCAGTCCATGGCTTTCAGGTTGGCGGGTTTCGCCGTTCTAACGACGATGTGCTGCATGTCTCTCCAAGTGAGCTCTTTGTTCGCCTCGAGGGCAAGGGCGCAGATACCAGCAGCCAGGGGTGCGGAAGCGGACGTGCCCGTGTGGCTGCTCGTACAAAGATGATGCAGGTCAGTGGTCACGACTTGTTTCTCCCCCGACGAGCCGGAACTGTAGGTGGTAGCGAGCGTCGAGGAACAGGCCTCGCTGTACCAAGGCACCTGACCGTTCTCCGTCGCGCTGCTGATGGACAGCGTCCAGATGCTGTTCGTATAACCGTCGCAATTGCAGTTGTCGTGATCCCTGCCACCGTTTCCCGACGCCCACACGAAAATTGACCCTTTACCGTTGCGACCCTGACGATCAAAGGGGCGAACTTAGCAACGCGTCACGCGTCTGGTCAAAGAGCCTTTCAGAGACTCTGTTAAAAGGTTCGATTGATCGGCTAGACTTAAGCGAACACTTTTTCTCATCGTATTTATACGATACCACTGTATCGAGCGTTTATCACACAggataattacatttttttcttggatatttttatttcatacgAACTTATTGTGAATCAATAATGGTTCTCTTTTACTAATGATTAGGTACTGATACGAGACTGAACTCTAGTGTTCGATTTTTGAATCAGATAGAGAGTTTATGCAGTTACCGATGCTACTACTACAGTTTCTGTTGGTCCAAGGATTGTTCCATCATAGACATAATTGGATTAGTTAATATTCTGTGTTAAGTGCAATCCTGAGGCACCTAAATACATAATTAAAACCATGACCTCCTTTCAGACAGAGTTGTGTTCCATATACCGCGGGCGTTACTAAATGACagtttcaatttcaatttcttTCATATAATGTATCAATTTTCAAGACTACAATTTAACATTATCGGTAGTTTTACTCGTAATaggcagagagagaaagaggtctACGTTCAAGTCTATTGAAACAACCGCGATAGAATAAAATTGAAGGAGAGCACTATTTAAATAATCGAGTTTAAAAGTTATTATGCAACTTTCGCTATGACGATTCCGTCGAAGTATTCGTTGGAAATTTCAAAGTATTTAGCGCACACCGAGTATCGCGGGGAGTACTGCCAACAGTAACTGTCTTTATGAATATTTAACGGTTAACGTTGAATCGAGCAAACGCGATTTAAATTCAGAAGTAAGAGTAATTATACTGGAAAGATAAATTCATATTTCGGTGCAATACCAGCGGGGAATATCATTGAGTTAATAAGAAAATCGAAGGTAAAATATATTCGCGTGATATTCAAATGTCGTCGAACACGAAAGTGATTCCCTTGAGATACGCTAAAGATAGCGAACATAGCGAAAAACGAGGGACAGTGAAAGTAACGTCCAAAGCAGTAGGAAAATTCGCAATTTTTCTTCACGTCTCCATCGCACACGGAACGGTTGCGACGGTTAATCAACGAGGCGTTACTTCTGCAGCCCCGGTGGCTTTGTAAAATCTTACCCCCCGTTGGAATTCTATTTTCCGACAGTTCCGTTTTAACGAGGTCACCGGTCGCAAAAGCAGCTTCCGATATTTGCATATGACTTACGAGCACCTCGCAGTAAGTAAGCTTGAAATGGTAATGCGTGCAGGTACAGAGGCCCGGGGTGCTCGCTTAAAAGCACCAATTTGGGAACTTTCTGAGGATTGACCTCGTCGACCGAGTCTGTTAAGCCCGGTCTAGGCAAAGAAGTTCCTCGTTCTGCGGCGTGATCGAGTTACGGTTGACCCGGGCAACGGAGCCACGTCGCCGGACGCAGGAATCATTTTTCGATCGGTCGGGTAATTATCGGGGCCATTAACGTTCGCGGCTAAGGACAATTACCGGACACCTTGCTCCTTTTACGTCGCGTCACCGCATCCGTCGAAAGCGAGCTTCCGCCTCGTGCAATTTCGATCTATCATTGCCTCCAGAGACTCTTGGCGAATAAAATCAAGAACATTTACCTAACCGTTCGTTTATCGCGTTTAAAAAATGGAAGAATGCAAATTTTATTAGAGCCACATTTGAAACGAAAGGAGATGTTTCGATTTAAaggctgagagagagagagagaggcgaatTTTCAGAACGCGAATTAAAAGTGTGCATCAGTGACGAAAATCTGGTTCGATTTGCGGTAAATAGGTTGAATATTTAACCACCTTCGTGATTCCTTCGATGAAAGCTCTAGTGGCAAGTTCACCGGGACCATCGACGGTTTTTCCATCGTCGTCCGGTCCCCAGGAGGCACTGTAAATGTCAATATGCTGGGGGTTCAAGCTCAGAGATCTCGCCTCGACGGCATCCGTTACGTCCCCATCCAGCATTTTCACTCCTTTATTATACAAACAGAATAAAAAAAATGCTTAATTAAATTGCTCAGCTGGAATCGAACGTTCGTATTATAGTTTTACGAATAATACAACGTGCAGATGATAGGACGGAATTACTGTTCGCAATCGTAAAACTAGTTTTAATCGCGAAATTGCCCGTACGAGACAGACATTCGCGTggatacgtattttaatagtcgaACTCTATTCTTCGAGTACACTCACCCCCAACGCCAGCCCCAAACGCGACTCCCACAGCGCACATGGAATTGTTAGCGGTGGCTGCCACTTCACCAGCACATCTGGTACCATGTCGATTACTGTCTAAAACATCGTACCGTGGCATGGGATCTTCGTCGTGGTTATTGACATCGTAACTGGCTTGTGGGTCCTggaataattattttatttttcctcGTCAAGTATCGCACGTTACCCTCAACGGTACTGGACACTTACGGTTATTAAATCAATTAAATAAATACACCAGAGAAGATAGTAAAAACTGTGCAAACGACTGTCACCAGAGAGAACTGAACAGTTTAACAGGACTATTTCCAACCCACGTATCAATTTAAAATTCTTTTTCGAATATCTCGTTTACGTCGATATCGAGAGCTGCTGCTGGGTGCGTCTGATCACGGAGGCTCGTATCCACTGTCGGATTATGGGAGCTCGATACACATTTCTCTGCGGTTGCCTTATTAACCCCGGTCTTCGCCAGTAAACATACGCGGTTCCCTGGTGCGGTCCAAGTTTCGAGCTTCTACTGTTTAACTCGTCGGTTGATTCCCAGCTCTAATCCAGTAACTTTAACAATTTCGGTATTACGGCACGAACTCGCTATTTGCGCCACGGTAGACTCGATCTTCCGAGTATTTCTCGGTTTACTTTATTGCGGACGGTAGTTCGTACAGAGCAATCGTACCTAACATGTTTCTTTACGATAATTCTACACGGAACGACGTTACCCGTGGCAACTAGTTCGAATTAAACGTTTAGTATGTCGGAGAGTACCCTCGCAAGAGTTTCCAAATACCAGAGCAGTTTTTGGCACGGCTGCCACGCTCGGATACCCTCCGTATTCCCGTACAGTTTGATCCGCCCTGTCCGCGCTGTTTGCTTTACAGCCACTCTCGATCCTCGTGTTACGTCGAACGGATCCTGATAAATTACTGGAGAACCGTatataccacgctctcccttcGTCACGACAccgtgttcttttttttttttttttgcttcttttAATTCCGATCAAA encodes:
- the LOC143422921 gene encoding proprotein convertase subtilisin/kexin type 4-like isoform X2, giving the protein MCPQRIFGLAIVALVTFGGRVAAYTNQWAVHVEGGPEVAQEVAREHGFQYLDKIVDDWYHMVHSSVVKRSAEPHLGVHQRLMEDRRVRRAEQQRVKSRTKRDLIIKRGPSNLKIVLNDEMWPQMWYLNRGKGLDMNVQEAWAEGITGRGIVVTILDDGLEKNHPDLYKNYDPQASYDVNNHDEDPMPRYDVLDSNRHGTRCAGEVAATANNSMCAVGVAFGAGVGGVKMLDGDVTDAVEARSLSLNPQHIDIYSASWGPDDDGKTVDGPGELATRAFIEGITKGRNGKGSIFVWASGNGGRDHDNCNCDGYTNSIWTLSISSATENGQVPWYSEACSSTLATTYSSGSSGEKQVVTTDLHHLCTSSHTGTSASAPLAAGICALALEANKELTWRDMQHIVVRTAKPANLKAMDWVTNGVGRNVSHSFGYGLMDAAAMVRVARKWRTVPEQHKCEVSAPHMGRPIPPKSQLTLELHVKECSDVNFLEHVQAKVSLLASRRGDLQIQLTSPQGTRSVLLAKRPHDVSKAGFNQWPFMSVHTWGERPHGTWKLEIHNEGRYQGRATLHEWALIFYGTSTLPDRTEYALYNPAGLNIPRRPFVKSRETTFSKAQNSLMSSKNKQTQHKIDKPGSLSPPYIVNAPIQPQRKGKSRGQHKNGKSANKPTPKPTVQTLRGLNAARGPNAAGEVRLITSRPRGRSTPSPIATTVTQTSPPTTTSTTKVASRQRIVDIVTASPLQRGLILMKPPAKSAINNVPAIFQQYPKIQQLYPLYPIYGGARGAGQHETRAKGLDFVQDEQFDSKNLDKDTLKEFKLIFYGTETSLEFDDDLDQDKLLPPVNHQDVGQDNTAIGVRQNIVHTERDPWTGSQQVERVSHPEVQRPTTENQTSGCSSIDPGSRRCLECKLNWYYYEGNCVYECPAKTYGVSDETKAVCSNCHYSCLTCSGPSNTECTSCHEDAEISTNLNESVCVLREVSWTMQSTLWYYRMTILFSVNAAIFLVLTIYAAAKWYLRKRNTLMYRYNKVSFSSNWDAHKDIDRLQENAYVSDSE